A region from the Benincasa hispida cultivar B227 chromosome 8, ASM972705v1, whole genome shotgun sequence genome encodes:
- the LOC120082655 gene encoding pyrophosphate--fructose 6-phosphate 1-phosphotransferase subunit beta-like isoform X3, translating into MSPPFIANADVSPLIASSPPEIGRVSTVYSQVQAHRIDQPLPFPSVLKNPFKILDGPPTSAAGNPDEIAKLFPGLFGQPSARLAPSDSSSVQVNKKLKIGVVLSGGQAPGGHNVISGLFDYLQVHAKGSTLYGFKGGPAGIMKCKYVKLTGEFIYPYRNQFKQAEETAQKLDLDGLVVIGGDDSNTNACLLAENFSCFQIRSKNLKTRVIGCPKTIDGDLKCKEVPTSFGFDTACKIYSEMIGNVMVDARSTGKYYHFVRLMGRAASHITLECALQTHPNITIIGEEVAAKKLTLKNVTDYIVDVISKRSELGYNYGVVLIPEGLIDFIPEVQQLISELNEILAHDIIDEDGLWKKKLTTQSHHLFEFFPQAIQEQLLLERDPHGNVQVAKIETEKMLIQMVETELEKRRQEGAYNGGQFKGQSHFFGYEGRCGLPTNFDSTYCYALGYTAGALLQSGKTGLISSVGNLAAPVEDWTAGGTPLTSLMDVERRHGKFKPVIKKAMVELDGAPFKKFSALREQWGVENQYISPGPIQFVGPASNVINHTLLLELGAQA; encoded by the exons ATGTCTCCGCCTTTCATCGCTAATGCCGATGTTTCCCCCCTCATTGCATCTTCTCCGCCGGAGATCGGCCGTGTTTCCACTGTCTATAGCCAAGTCCAAGCCCACCGTATCGATCAACCTCTCCCTTTTCCCTCTGTTCTCAAAAACCCCTTCAAAATCCTCGATGGCCCTCCTACCTCCGCCGCCGGCAATCCGG ATGAGATCGCAAAGCTGTTTCCTGGTCTTTTCGGCCAACCGTCGGCACGGTTGGCGCCAAGTGATTCCAGTTCAGTGCAGGTGAATAAGAAATTGAAGATCGGAGTTGTCTTGTCTGGTGGCCAAGCCCCGGGAGGGCATAATGTGATTTCTGGACTATTTG ATTACCTACAGGTTCATGCAAAAGGAAGCACCTTGTACGGTTTCAAGGGTGGTCCTGCAGGGATCATGAAATGCAAATATGTAAAACTGACTGGAGAATTTATCTACCCATATCGCAATCAG TTTAAGCAAGCTGAAGAAACTGCTCAGAAGCTTGATCTGGATGGCCTTGTTGTAATTGGTGGAGATGATTCCAACACAAATGCCTGTCTCCTCGCTGAAAACTTTAG ttgttttcaaattagGAGTAAGAATTTGAAAACCCGAGTGATTGGTTGCCCAAAAACTATTGATGGTGATCTCAAATGCAAAGAGGTCCCCACAAGTTTTGGATTTGATACTGCTTGCAAG ATATATTCAGAAATGATTGGTAATGTGATGGTTGATGCTCGATCCACAGGAAAATATTACCACT TTGTACGGCTTATGGGTCGTGCTGCTTCTCACATCACATTGGAGTGTGCTTTACAAACTCATCCAAATATTACTATTATTGGAGAAGAG GTTGCGGCTAAGAAGCTTACCTTGAAAAACGTTACAGACTACATTGTCGATGTAATTAGTAAACGTTCTGAACTTGGTTATAATTATGGTGTTGTACTTATTCCCGAGGGTCTGATTGACTTCATTCCTGAG GTGCAGCAGCTTATTTCGGAACTCAATGAAATTCTTGCCCATGATATTATAGATGAGGATGGGTTATGGAAAAAGAAACTTACTACTCAATCTCATCACCTTTTTGAATTTTTCCCACAAGCAATCCAAGAACAATTGTTACTTGAAAGAGACCCACACGGAAATGTCCAG GTTGCCAAAATAGAAACTGAAAAAATGCTTATTCAAATGGTTGAAACTGAGTTGGAAAAGAGAAGGCAAGAAGGTGCATATAATGGCGGCCAATTCAAGGGGCAGTCACATTTCTTTGG GTATGAAGGGAGGTGTGGTTTACCCACGAACTTTGATTCAACTTATTGCTATGCTTTGGGTTACACTGCTGGAGCTCTCCTCCAGAGTGGAAAAACTGGACTAATATCATCG GTAGGAAATTTGGCTGCTCCAGTTGAAGATTGGACGGCTGGTGGAACTCCATTGACTTCGTTAATGGATGTGGAGAGGAGACACG GTAAGTTCAAGCCTGTGATCAAGAAGGCAATGGTGGAACTAGATG GTGCACCTTTCAAGAAATTTTCAGCGTTAAGAGAGCAGTGGGGTGTCGAAAACCAATACATCAGTCCAG GTCCAATTCAATTTGTTGGTCCAGCGTCAAATGTGATTAATCATACTTTGTTGTTGGAACTCGGGGCTCAAGCGTGA
- the LOC120082655 gene encoding pyrophosphate--fructose 6-phosphate 1-phosphotransferase subunit beta-like isoform X4, with translation MSPPFIANADVSPLIASSPPEIGRVSTVYSQVQAHRIDQPLPFPSVLKNPFKILDGPPTSAAGNPDEIAKLFPGLFGQPSARLAPSDSSSVQVNKKLKIGVVLSGGQAPGGHNVISGLFDYLQVHAKGSTLYGFKGGPAGIMKCKYVKLTGEFIYPYRNQFKQAEETAQKLDLDGLVVIGGDDSNTNACLLAENFRSKNLKTRVIGCPKTIDGDLKCKEVPTSFGFDTACKIYSEMIGNVMVDARSTGKYYHFVRLMGRAASHITLECALQTHPNITIIGEEVAAKKLTLKNVTDYIVDVISKRSELGYNYGVVLIPEGLIDFIPEVQQLISELNEILAHDIIDEDGLWKKKLTTQSHHLFEFFPQAIQEQLLLERDPHGNVQVAKIETEKMLIQMVETELEKRRQEGAYNGGQFKGQSHFFGYEGRCGLPTNFDSTYCYALGYTAGALLQSGKTGLISSVGNLAAPVEDWTAGGTPLTSLMDVERRHGKFKPVIKKAMVELDGAPFKKFSALREQWGVENQYISPGPIQFVGPASNVINHTLLLELGAQA, from the exons ATGTCTCCGCCTTTCATCGCTAATGCCGATGTTTCCCCCCTCATTGCATCTTCTCCGCCGGAGATCGGCCGTGTTTCCACTGTCTATAGCCAAGTCCAAGCCCACCGTATCGATCAACCTCTCCCTTTTCCCTCTGTTCTCAAAAACCCCTTCAAAATCCTCGATGGCCCTCCTACCTCCGCCGCCGGCAATCCGG ATGAGATCGCAAAGCTGTTTCCTGGTCTTTTCGGCCAACCGTCGGCACGGTTGGCGCCAAGTGATTCCAGTTCAGTGCAGGTGAATAAGAAATTGAAGATCGGAGTTGTCTTGTCTGGTGGCCAAGCCCCGGGAGGGCATAATGTGATTTCTGGACTATTTG ATTACCTACAGGTTCATGCAAAAGGAAGCACCTTGTACGGTTTCAAGGGTGGTCCTGCAGGGATCATGAAATGCAAATATGTAAAACTGACTGGAGAATTTATCTACCCATATCGCAATCAG TTTAAGCAAGCTGAAGAAACTGCTCAGAAGCTTGATCTGGATGGCCTTGTTGTAATTGGTGGAGATGATTCCAACACAAATGCCTGTCTCCTCGCTGAAAACTTTAG GAGTAAGAATTTGAAAACCCGAGTGATTGGTTGCCCAAAAACTATTGATGGTGATCTCAAATGCAAAGAGGTCCCCACAAGTTTTGGATTTGATACTGCTTGCAAG ATATATTCAGAAATGATTGGTAATGTGATGGTTGATGCTCGATCCACAGGAAAATATTACCACT TTGTACGGCTTATGGGTCGTGCTGCTTCTCACATCACATTGGAGTGTGCTTTACAAACTCATCCAAATATTACTATTATTGGAGAAGAG GTTGCGGCTAAGAAGCTTACCTTGAAAAACGTTACAGACTACATTGTCGATGTAATTAGTAAACGTTCTGAACTTGGTTATAATTATGGTGTTGTACTTATTCCCGAGGGTCTGATTGACTTCATTCCTGAG GTGCAGCAGCTTATTTCGGAACTCAATGAAATTCTTGCCCATGATATTATAGATGAGGATGGGTTATGGAAAAAGAAACTTACTACTCAATCTCATCACCTTTTTGAATTTTTCCCACAAGCAATCCAAGAACAATTGTTACTTGAAAGAGACCCACACGGAAATGTCCAG GTTGCCAAAATAGAAACTGAAAAAATGCTTATTCAAATGGTTGAAACTGAGTTGGAAAAGAGAAGGCAAGAAGGTGCATATAATGGCGGCCAATTCAAGGGGCAGTCACATTTCTTTGG GTATGAAGGGAGGTGTGGTTTACCCACGAACTTTGATTCAACTTATTGCTATGCTTTGGGTTACACTGCTGGAGCTCTCCTCCAGAGTGGAAAAACTGGACTAATATCATCG GTAGGAAATTTGGCTGCTCCAGTTGAAGATTGGACGGCTGGTGGAACTCCATTGACTTCGTTAATGGATGTGGAGAGGAGACACG GTAAGTTCAAGCCTGTGATCAAGAAGGCAATGGTGGAACTAGATG GTGCACCTTTCAAGAAATTTTCAGCGTTAAGAGAGCAGTGGGGTGTCGAAAACCAATACATCAGTCCAG GTCCAATTCAATTTGTTGGTCCAGCGTCAAATGTGATTAATCATACTTTGTTGTTGGAACTCGGGGCTCAAGCGTGA
- the LOC120082655 gene encoding pyrophosphate--fructose 6-phosphate 1-phosphotransferase subunit beta-like isoform X2: protein MSPPFIANADVSPLIASSPPEIGRVSTVYSQVQAHRIDQPLPFPSVLKNPFKILDGPPTSAAGNPDEIAKLFPGLFGQPSARLAPSDSSSVQVNKKLKIGVVLSGGQAPGGHNVISGLFDYLQVHAKGSTLYGFKGGPAGIMKCKYVKLTGEFIYPYRNQGGFDMICSGRDKIETPEQFKQAEETAQKLDLDGLVVIGGDDSNTNACLLAENFRSKNLKTRVIGCPKTIDGDLKCKEVPTSFGFDTACKIYSEMIGNVMVDARSTGKYYHFVRLMGRAASHITLECALQTHPNITIIGEEVAAKKLTLKNVTDYIVDVISKRSELGYNYGVVLIPEGLIDFIPEVQQLISELNEILAHDIIDEDGLWKKKLTTQSHHLFEFFPQAIQEQLLLERDPHGNVQVAKIETEKMLIQMVETELEKRRQEGAYNGGQFKGQSHFFGYEGRCGLPTNFDSTYCYALGYTAGALLQSGKTGLISSVGNLAAPVEDWTAGGTPLTSLMDVERRHGKFKPVIKKAMVELDGAPFKKFSALREQWGVENQYISPGPIQFVGPASNVINHTLLLELGAQA from the exons ATGTCTCCGCCTTTCATCGCTAATGCCGATGTTTCCCCCCTCATTGCATCTTCTCCGCCGGAGATCGGCCGTGTTTCCACTGTCTATAGCCAAGTCCAAGCCCACCGTATCGATCAACCTCTCCCTTTTCCCTCTGTTCTCAAAAACCCCTTCAAAATCCTCGATGGCCCTCCTACCTCCGCCGCCGGCAATCCGG ATGAGATCGCAAAGCTGTTTCCTGGTCTTTTCGGCCAACCGTCGGCACGGTTGGCGCCAAGTGATTCCAGTTCAGTGCAGGTGAATAAGAAATTGAAGATCGGAGTTGTCTTGTCTGGTGGCCAAGCCCCGGGAGGGCATAATGTGATTTCTGGACTATTTG ATTACCTACAGGTTCATGCAAAAGGAAGCACCTTGTACGGTTTCAAGGGTGGTCCTGCAGGGATCATGAAATGCAAATATGTAAAACTGACTGGAGAATTTATCTACCCATATCGCAATCAG gGTGGTTTTGATATGATATGCAGTGGGAGGGATAAGATTGAAACTCCAGAACAG TTTAAGCAAGCTGAAGAAACTGCTCAGAAGCTTGATCTGGATGGCCTTGTTGTAATTGGTGGAGATGATTCCAACACAAATGCCTGTCTCCTCGCTGAAAACTTTAG GAGTAAGAATTTGAAAACCCGAGTGATTGGTTGCCCAAAAACTATTGATGGTGATCTCAAATGCAAAGAGGTCCCCACAAGTTTTGGATTTGATACTGCTTGCAAG ATATATTCAGAAATGATTGGTAATGTGATGGTTGATGCTCGATCCACAGGAAAATATTACCACT TTGTACGGCTTATGGGTCGTGCTGCTTCTCACATCACATTGGAGTGTGCTTTACAAACTCATCCAAATATTACTATTATTGGAGAAGAG GTTGCGGCTAAGAAGCTTACCTTGAAAAACGTTACAGACTACATTGTCGATGTAATTAGTAAACGTTCTGAACTTGGTTATAATTATGGTGTTGTACTTATTCCCGAGGGTCTGATTGACTTCATTCCTGAG GTGCAGCAGCTTATTTCGGAACTCAATGAAATTCTTGCCCATGATATTATAGATGAGGATGGGTTATGGAAAAAGAAACTTACTACTCAATCTCATCACCTTTTTGAATTTTTCCCACAAGCAATCCAAGAACAATTGTTACTTGAAAGAGACCCACACGGAAATGTCCAG GTTGCCAAAATAGAAACTGAAAAAATGCTTATTCAAATGGTTGAAACTGAGTTGGAAAAGAGAAGGCAAGAAGGTGCATATAATGGCGGCCAATTCAAGGGGCAGTCACATTTCTTTGG GTATGAAGGGAGGTGTGGTTTACCCACGAACTTTGATTCAACTTATTGCTATGCTTTGGGTTACACTGCTGGAGCTCTCCTCCAGAGTGGAAAAACTGGACTAATATCATCG GTAGGAAATTTGGCTGCTCCAGTTGAAGATTGGACGGCTGGTGGAACTCCATTGACTTCGTTAATGGATGTGGAGAGGAGACACG GTAAGTTCAAGCCTGTGATCAAGAAGGCAATGGTGGAACTAGATG GTGCACCTTTCAAGAAATTTTCAGCGTTAAGAGAGCAGTGGGGTGTCGAAAACCAATACATCAGTCCAG GTCCAATTCAATTTGTTGGTCCAGCGTCAAATGTGATTAATCATACTTTGTTGTTGGAACTCGGGGCTCAAGCGTGA
- the LOC120082655 gene encoding pyrophosphate--fructose 6-phosphate 1-phosphotransferase subunit beta-like isoform X1 has protein sequence MSPPFIANADVSPLIASSPPEIGRVSTVYSQVQAHRIDQPLPFPSVLKNPFKILDGPPTSAAGNPDEIAKLFPGLFGQPSARLAPSDSSSVQVNKKLKIGVVLSGGQAPGGHNVISGLFDYLQVHAKGSTLYGFKGGPAGIMKCKYVKLTGEFIYPYRNQGGFDMICSGRDKIETPEQFKQAEETAQKLDLDGLVVIGGDDSNTNACLLAENFSCFQIRSKNLKTRVIGCPKTIDGDLKCKEVPTSFGFDTACKIYSEMIGNVMVDARSTGKYYHFVRLMGRAASHITLECALQTHPNITIIGEEVAAKKLTLKNVTDYIVDVISKRSELGYNYGVVLIPEGLIDFIPEVQQLISELNEILAHDIIDEDGLWKKKLTTQSHHLFEFFPQAIQEQLLLERDPHGNVQVAKIETEKMLIQMVETELEKRRQEGAYNGGQFKGQSHFFGYEGRCGLPTNFDSTYCYALGYTAGALLQSGKTGLISSVGNLAAPVEDWTAGGTPLTSLMDVERRHGKFKPVIKKAMVELDGAPFKKFSALREQWGVENQYISPGPIQFVGPASNVINHTLLLELGAQA, from the exons ATGTCTCCGCCTTTCATCGCTAATGCCGATGTTTCCCCCCTCATTGCATCTTCTCCGCCGGAGATCGGCCGTGTTTCCACTGTCTATAGCCAAGTCCAAGCCCACCGTATCGATCAACCTCTCCCTTTTCCCTCTGTTCTCAAAAACCCCTTCAAAATCCTCGATGGCCCTCCTACCTCCGCCGCCGGCAATCCGG ATGAGATCGCAAAGCTGTTTCCTGGTCTTTTCGGCCAACCGTCGGCACGGTTGGCGCCAAGTGATTCCAGTTCAGTGCAGGTGAATAAGAAATTGAAGATCGGAGTTGTCTTGTCTGGTGGCCAAGCCCCGGGAGGGCATAATGTGATTTCTGGACTATTTG ATTACCTACAGGTTCATGCAAAAGGAAGCACCTTGTACGGTTTCAAGGGTGGTCCTGCAGGGATCATGAAATGCAAATATGTAAAACTGACTGGAGAATTTATCTACCCATATCGCAATCAG gGTGGTTTTGATATGATATGCAGTGGGAGGGATAAGATTGAAACTCCAGAACAG TTTAAGCAAGCTGAAGAAACTGCTCAGAAGCTTGATCTGGATGGCCTTGTTGTAATTGGTGGAGATGATTCCAACACAAATGCCTGTCTCCTCGCTGAAAACTTTAG ttgttttcaaattagGAGTAAGAATTTGAAAACCCGAGTGATTGGTTGCCCAAAAACTATTGATGGTGATCTCAAATGCAAAGAGGTCCCCACAAGTTTTGGATTTGATACTGCTTGCAAG ATATATTCAGAAATGATTGGTAATGTGATGGTTGATGCTCGATCCACAGGAAAATATTACCACT TTGTACGGCTTATGGGTCGTGCTGCTTCTCACATCACATTGGAGTGTGCTTTACAAACTCATCCAAATATTACTATTATTGGAGAAGAG GTTGCGGCTAAGAAGCTTACCTTGAAAAACGTTACAGACTACATTGTCGATGTAATTAGTAAACGTTCTGAACTTGGTTATAATTATGGTGTTGTACTTATTCCCGAGGGTCTGATTGACTTCATTCCTGAG GTGCAGCAGCTTATTTCGGAACTCAATGAAATTCTTGCCCATGATATTATAGATGAGGATGGGTTATGGAAAAAGAAACTTACTACTCAATCTCATCACCTTTTTGAATTTTTCCCACAAGCAATCCAAGAACAATTGTTACTTGAAAGAGACCCACACGGAAATGTCCAG GTTGCCAAAATAGAAACTGAAAAAATGCTTATTCAAATGGTTGAAACTGAGTTGGAAAAGAGAAGGCAAGAAGGTGCATATAATGGCGGCCAATTCAAGGGGCAGTCACATTTCTTTGG GTATGAAGGGAGGTGTGGTTTACCCACGAACTTTGATTCAACTTATTGCTATGCTTTGGGTTACACTGCTGGAGCTCTCCTCCAGAGTGGAAAAACTGGACTAATATCATCG GTAGGAAATTTGGCTGCTCCAGTTGAAGATTGGACGGCTGGTGGAACTCCATTGACTTCGTTAATGGATGTGGAGAGGAGACACG GTAAGTTCAAGCCTGTGATCAAGAAGGCAATGGTGGAACTAGATG GTGCACCTTTCAAGAAATTTTCAGCGTTAAGAGAGCAGTGGGGTGTCGAAAACCAATACATCAGTCCAG GTCCAATTCAATTTGTTGGTCCAGCGTCAAATGTGATTAATCATACTTTGTTGTTGGAACTCGGGGCTCAAGCGTGA